A stretch of DNA from Streptomyces sp. HUAS 15-9:
CCGGTACAGGGCCACCGCGTCGTTCCTGAACTCCGCCGGATACGGAGACTTACGTCCCACCAGGACACCCTTCCTCGGATCTACAAGATCCATTGTCAGAGTGTCCACACCACGGGTGATACCTCAGGCCGCGCTGTCAGGAGTCGAGCGGCCAGCGTAGGTCCGGTTCCCGCACGGGACGCAGGCCAGGCTCGCCCGCGCCCCGCGTCGTAGCGCCTTCTTCTGCCGTCGCCCGCGTTTGGGGTGCTTGGACCGCGGCGGGTGTCTCACAGGAACGCCAGGCGCTCGCCCTTGCAGGTAACCAGGCTGCGGCGGAGCTATTGTCAAGAGTTGTGGATCAGAGAACTTGCTGATGTAGCGTCTGTTGCTACTCGGGCTTCGCCGACGTGGGGAGCCGCTCTCGGCCGAGCACGGCCAAGTGGTTGAACGCGTAGTACACGGCCATCAGTCCGTGCACGGCGAGCATGGCCGTCGGCGAGACCAAGGCCAGCCCGACGGTCGCCGGATACGCCACCGATCCGAGGCTGAACCGGATCCGGGTGGCCCGCGCCGCCTCTCGGTCCACCTCCGGATGTAGGAGGTGCCCGCGGTGGGTGACGTACCACCAGATGGCCCCGTAGCACACTGCGTGCATCACCATCACGCCGCTGTAGATCACCCCGGCCACCCGGGCGTCGTCGGTGTCCCGCAGGTGCTCGGCGAGCAGCGCCGTCGGCCAAGGCAGCACCGCGACCACCATCAGCAGCAGCAGGTTGAGGAAGACCAGCGTGCGGTCGACCTTGGCCAGGTGGCCGAAAAGGGCGTGGTGGTTGACCCACATCACCCCGATGACCAGGAAGCTGACCACGTAGGCGACGTAGGACGGCCACTGGTGGGTGAGCGCCTCGGTCAGTTTGTGGCCGTGCTCGGACGGCACGTGGATCTCCAGGACCAGCAGGGTGATGGCGATGGCGAAGACGCCGTCGCTGAACGCCTCGACGCGTCCGGTCTCGCTCACACCAGCCCGTCCCATCCCCAGCGGGGTGTCGGTCCCGGTTCGCCGAGATCCTGGCCGACCGGGCCGGCCGAGACGTCACGGGCGATCTGGGTGCCCCAGTCGAAGTACTCCAGCAGCCGGCGGCGCAGCGTCTCGTCCTTGGGGATTTCCCTGCGGACGGCGTCGGTCATCAGCTCCATCCACCGGGTCCGCTGCTCCCCGGTGATCGACAGGCCGAGGTGGGCGCGGAGCAGGGCCTGGTGGCCGCCGTGTTCGGCGGTGAAGCCTGCGGGGCCGCCGAAGACCTCGGCGAGCCAGACGGTAACGCGCTCGATGTGGGCTCGGGTGAAGTCCGCGAAGACCGGGGCGAGCAGTGGGTCCGCGAGTACACCGTCGTAGAAGGTGTTGCTCAGCCGACGGAGGGCGTCCATGCCGCCCAGGGCCTCGTACAGGGTGGCGGCACGCTCAGTCACGGCGTCTGCCCGCCCGCCACGTCCCCCGAGGCCGCGGACACCACCGATGTCCGGGCGTAGTGCTTCATCTCCACGATGTCCCCTACGTAGGGACGAATGGCGGCGAGGAAGGGCGGGAAGTGCGGGCTGCCGCGGAAGCCCTGTTCGTGGTCCGCCACGGAGGTCCACTCGATCCGCAGGATGTACCGGTCGGGCTCCTCAATGCCGTGGGAGAGCTCGTACCCGAGACACTGCGGAGCCAGATCCAGCTGCTCGGCAGCAGTTGCATACGCCTTCTCGAACTCGGCTCGCCGTTCCGGATCGGCGATGCGGTACCGGATGTACTCCACGATCACGTCGGTCCTCCGTGGGGTCGGTTCTCGGCAATGATTCAGAAATGCCGACCGGGAAATCGAGGATGTTCGCTTCCAGCACATGATGCGGCGGTTGAGATTCCGCGGATGCGGCCGGGCACCGAGGACGGGGCAGGGGGCGGAGAGGAGGCTGTCACGCCGGTCACGGCCGCTATCCATGAGCCATGCCGACCGCGTCGCCGCCCTCGGCTTCTCCCGTGCATCGCCGACCGGGTGGCCTGATTGAGCCCGTTTCACCCTGAAGTTGCTGGTCGCGGGGCTGGTGTGAGTGAGGTGGTTCGGTGCTCGCACAGGTCGCGGGCGGTTGCCGAGCGCGAAGATCGTCTGACACTCGACGGGATGGATTTCCGTGGTTCAGCTGCCGGAGCGTGCGACGGATTCATACGCTCTGTCCGGATGTTCTGGGAGGGGCGGCCGTGAACGACGTGCTGGAGCGGATCACCGCACGGCTGGCGGAACTCGATGCGGCGGAGGAACGGCTGGCCAAGGAACTGGAGGCGGTCCGGGCTGAACGGGAGGAACTCGCCTGCGCGGAGCGGGTGCTGGTCCGGCTGAACGCGCAGGCCGAGGCGGACGAGACTTCCGTGCCGGCTGCCGGGCAGGTTGCGGGGCGGGCAGTGTTGCTGGTGCCGCACCGGGACAAAGGCATGGACGAGAAGGCTCTGCCCGAGGAGTACCGGAAGGTCTTCGACATCGTCCGCTCGGCCAACGACCCGGTCATGACTCAGGACGTGTGTCGACTGCTCGGGATCAGTGCCGAGCCGCGGTTCCGTGAGGCGATGCGGAGCCGGCTGAACCGGCTGGCCGAGCGGGGCTGGCTGCACAAGACCCCGACCGGGCGGTTCATCACCGTGCTGTGAGCACGGGACAGGGAACCTGGTGTTCGGCCGTAACTGGCGTGCCCCCGGCCAGAGTTGGGGTTGTATGCGAAAGAACCTGAACTCCGCCGAGGGCACCGAGGCCCCTGTCTACCAAGTCCGGCTGCCGCTGTCCACAACCACCATCTCCACCGTCACCCACCTGATCCGCGCCCACCTCAAGAAGATCGGGTCGCGGTGGCGCAAGCTGTCCGCCGGCCGGATCGCGGTCATCGTCCTGGCCGTCCTCCGCCACGACCAGTGACTTCTCGACATGGCCGGCGGCAACAACATCTCCGCCAGCACCGTGCGCCGCTGGGTGCTGGAGGTGACCGGTCTGCTGGCCGCCCGCGCCGAACGCCTCGACCGGGCCCTGAAGAGAATCATCCGAAAGGGTGGTCATGTCGTCCTGCTCGACGGCACCCTGATCCGCACCCACCGCCGCACCGGGCCGGACAACTGGCGCAACTACAGCGGGAAACACAAGTCCCACGGCCTGCTGTTCCTCGGCATCACCGACACCCACGGCCGACTGATCTGGATCTCCGCCGCCCGCCCCGGACGGTCCTCCGAGATCACCACCGCCCGCCACAACGGCATCACCCGCCATCTCCGCGAGGCCGGACTCGGCGCCATCGCCGACCTCGGCTTCACCGGCCTGGACGACGACCCCGACAACCCAGTGATCATCACCGGCTTCAAGGCCGCCCGCACCAAGCCCCCTCACCACGGCGAAGAAGCAGATCAACAAGTTGATCGCCGCCGAACGCGCCGCCTGCGAGCACGCCTTCGCCCACCTGAAGAACTGGCGCATCCTGACCAGGCTCCGCCTCCACGCCCGGCACGCCACCACCCTCCTGCGGGCCCTCCTCGTCCTCACCAACCTTGAGATCGCCCGCTGACAGATGACCTACAGCCCGGACAGCCGACCACGACCAGCACGAACATCAGGCAGCGCCGTCACACCAGCCCCGCGACCAGCAACTTCAGGGTGAAACGGGCTCATTGCTGCAGTGCGCGCAGCGATGACAGCAGGCCGCGCTGTCAGGAGTCGAGCGCCTGACGTAGGTCTGGTTCCCGCACGGTGATGAGGATCTCTGGATTCGGCCAGGGCTACTCGTCGCCTCACTTGCTCTGTTACTCAACCGAGTGGGGAGCGAAAGCGAGCGCCTCGCAGGTGGCGAGCCGGGGCCGCCCGCTCGTGGAGTGTGTGGGCCGTGCCGAGCCGTCAAGGACGCCTTCGGCGGCGCTACGCGCTGGGCTTCGCTCATCCTGGACCGCTCGCCCCGTCCCTGGACCGGGCTGGCTACCGGGCGGCCCCTCCTTTGTGGGGGTGCGCTCGTATTGCTACGGCAGACGGACATGTAGCGTTCCGTGAGCAAGGACGAACGACGGGAGTAGAACCGGGAAGGGGTGTTGGCCCTGCTCGGCCACGACGACCGATCCGCCCTCGGCCCTGTGCTCGTGAAGCTACGGCACACCCAGCATCACGCAGGGCCGCCAGCGATGTACTTCGAGCAGATCCAACCCTTCTGGCCTTGGGCTCCGGACTTCACCACGCCATACGTCCAGTGCAGCGCGCATATTAAGATCGTCTCCACGGGGAACGCTGGAAGCTTCCCACGGGGAGTCACGTGCGCGCAGCGAGTCACCGCCGGGCGGGCCCAAGGGTCTGCCCGGCGTTCGTTAGGCGCACGGACAGAGAGAACGGGTGAATCGTGCGAATAGCAGCTCGAATGGTGGTCGCGGGCGTTGCTGCGACAGCGCTCATGGGGACGTCCGCGACGGTCGCTGAAGCTCAGGCATCCCGCGCCACGGCCGATGGCGTGTGGCGCTGTGAGGGTAAGAAGGTGATGCGGTGCATCATGCGCGTCAGTGCGAACAAGGTGCAGCTGAACTTCACCAATAAGACGTACGGGACGATCCACTCGGAGTTCTTCCTGAACTGCGCGGGGCCGTCAGGTCAGATGGTCTACGACTTGAAGAAGGGCCTCAAGCCGCGGGGCGGGTACCTCTCCAGTGTGATCACCTGCCCCAAGGGGCTTCAGGACTCGGCCATAGGGATCCAGAGGACGCTGTCCGGCTCCGACGCCTGGTATACCCCCAGGATCGCCATCTGATCCGCTCTGGTCAGTGAGGGAGTGGATCGGCCGCCTCCTTCGAGGTGGAAGTGATCCGGCACCGGCGGGAGCCGCGGACCGGACCCGGCCCACCTGGGCCCTGTACTCGTGAAGCTACGGCCGGGGGACATATCCCCCGGCCGTAGCTTCACGAGTACAGGGCCTTTGTGGTGCTCGGCCGCAGGTCAAGTGGCCTGTGGGTGGGGAGACTTTGTGCAGCTTCTGGTTGCTGAATGTCTTCGGCGTTTTCCCCGCTGCCGTGGCGAGGTCGGCGAGTGTACGGACCAACGCGGCGCGTCCGGCGCGGATCACGATGCGAACCCTTCTTCCTCCAGCGATGCAGGGTCATCCTGCTGCAGTTTGTACAGCTCCGAGGCACCCGAAACGCCGACCCTTGCGACATCTCTTGCGGCTACTCCTGCAACATCTCTTGCGCGAGCCTCTCCGGGAGGGTCGGCGTGTCCGCAGGTCAACCAAGGTTCCCGCGCATGGTCGAGGGTCTGACATCCCCTCTGCTGCCACTTTTCCCGCGCTGGTTGAAGGATGAGTGAGGAATGGGGGCGGGCGTGGGCGGGCGGCGGCCTCGGGGATAGGGCGCGGCCTGGGGGTCCGCTGCGCGTCGGCTCCGCCGCCGCGCTGGCCGGTGTGGGGCCCGGACCTGTCGGGTGATGTGGCGCGGTCTGTTGTGAGTTGGTGGCCGTATGGATGTCAGTTGGTGTTATGGGTGGTCGGGTGTCTGGCTTTTGAGGGTCTTGGTGCTGTTGCTGTGGTCTGTGGGGTGACAGGCTTGCGGTCTTGGTGCTGTCGGTCTGTCGTGGTGTCTGTAGGTCTTTTGGTGTCTGGGGTGGGCGCTGGTCTGTTCTGCTGGTGAGGTTCAAAGGGGTGTCGGCAGGAGGCGCAGGCGGCGTCACGGTGCGAATCTGCGGTTTGGTGTCAGTGGTGGTGTGCGTGTGTTGTCACCGGTGTCTAGGTCTTTGACCTGGTGTGATGTGGTGTTGGGTGGCGTTCTGCTGGTGTCACTCCGCTGATTTCGGCTGGGGTGTGGTGGTGCAGATTCCTGAGTCGGGGGAGTGTACGCCGGGTGTTGACCCATCTCGTCTTCTTCGGTGAACTGCGCTGTCTGTTTGTTGGTTGGGGGACTGTGGCCGGTAGCGGGGGATGGTTTTCTTGCCGGGCGGTGCGGTATGAGTCGTGCGCAGCGGAGCGAGGGTGGCCGGTCGGTCGCGCGGTCGGTGGCTGGTGTGCCGGGGTTGTTGGGGCGGGAGCAGGCGGTGTCCCGTCTGCTGGTGTTGGACGGGCGTGGGGAGTTGACCACGGAGCATGTCCGTCTGGTGGCGGCTTCGGTGGGGGTGTCGCTCAGGTCGGTGTGGCGGTGGCTTGAGGCTGCTCGGCGGGAGGGGCGTACAGGGCCGCGGGGGCGGGAGCGGTTCCGGGTCACGCCGGAGTTGCATGCGCGTCTTCTCGCCTGGTGTGGGAACGCGGCTGCGGTTCACCGGGAGCTGGTGGTCGAGCATGCCGCGGCTGTCGCTGAGGGCCGCTGCGCCTCGCCGGTGCCGTCGTTGGCGACGTTGCACCGGGCGATTCGCCGGGATCTGAGTGCGGGGCAGCGTGCGGCTCTTGCTGGTGGGGAGCGGGCTCGGCGGCGGCACGATGTGCATTTGCGGCGGCCGAGGTTGTGGCGGAATGCGTGCTGGGAGGCTGATCACACGCATGTGCCCGTCGAGGTTGTGCTGGATGGGGAGCTGGTGTGTCCGTGGGTGACGTGGTTCGTCGATTGCGCGACGAACGCGATTGCCGGGGCAGCCGTCACACCGCATCAGCCGTCCAGGGACGCGATTCTGGCCGCGTTGAGGATTGCTTTGTCGAGGGACGAAGAGCTGTCTGGCCCGTACGGGCCGGTCGGGGGTCTGCCTTCGCTGGTGCGGATCGACCGAGGCAGCGATTTCCTTTCTTCCACGGTGGCGGCGGCGCTGGGTGCGTTTGCGGTGCCGGTGGAGGACCTCCCCGCCTACCGCCCGGAGCTGAAGGGAACGGTGGAGAACCTGAACCGGTGCGTGGAGCGGATGTTCTTCGCGTCGTTGCCCGGCTACACCCGCGCCCCGTCTGCCCAGCTGCGCCCGGGCTCTCGGAGCACCCGAGGGAGCCAGGCACAGGGGGCAGAACCGCTTGAGTTCACGGTGTTCGTCGGTCTGCTGCTGGAGTGGATCACATGGTGGAACACGGAGCACACCAGTCAGGCGCTTGAGGGGCGTACCCCGCTCCAGGCGTGGCAGGACGATCCCACACCGGTCGAGGACGTGGACGCTCACCTGCTGTGGGCGTTCACGCTGGAGGACGACGGACGGGTGCGCACGCTGACTGCGTGCGGGGTGCGCTGGCGAAGCCGGTACTACGTGGGGGAGTGGATGACCGGCCGTGCGGATGCGGGCACGAAGGTACGCATCCGCTACATCCCGCATCATGACCATGAGATCGAGGTCTTCGACGCGGCCTCGGGCAGGCACTTGGGCACAGCGCACCTGGCAGACGCGGCCAGCGCCGACCAGCGGCGTGCGGTGCGCCAGAGCCGGGAAGCTGAGAAGCGCCGCCTGGCCCGCGCGCTGTCTGCTGCCTCGCGTCACACGCGGGACCGGTTCGGGGCGGTCACCAGTGCACAGCGCCCGCAGAGGCTGGGCGCGTTGACGGCAGTACAGGCCGAGCAGGAACTCGCCGTCAGCCACCGGGCGGACCTGGCCGCGCGGGCGCTGCCGGATCTGATCCCGCCCAGCGAGCCCCCTGCCTCCTGGGCCCGTCCCGTCAAGCGACTGGCACCAGACCCCAGCACGCCTATGCGGCGAGCATGCCCGACGAGGAGCTGACCGATGACGACCGCACAGCGCCGGGGCCTTCTCCCGCAAGAACGCGACGACCACTACATGCGCCTGAAAGACGCCCACGTTGTTGCCACCAAGACCCTGCTGGAAGTACGGGAGAACATCCGAGTGGCCGTCGAGGCCCAGGCGATGATCTGCATCTACGGCGCTACCGGCCACGGCAAGTCCCTGGCGGTCAATGCCTCGCTGCGCGAGCTGGCTCCGGCACTGACGCGCCGTATCCGGTTCCAGGCCCGGCCCACCACCCGGGGTCTGCGGTACGAGCTCTTTCACGCTCTGGAACTGCCGGGCCGACCGCCGCCCCAGCCGATCGAATTCGACCGGGTGCTGCGCGCCGCTCTGGACGAGCCGAAGGTACTGGTGTGTGACGAGGCGCAGTGGCTGTCCAAGCATTGCTTCGAGTATCTGCGCTACCTCTGGGATGACTCCGACACCGGCCTGACGATCATCTTCACGGGAGGCAACGGCTGCTTCGAGACGCTGCAGAGCGAGCCGATGCTGGAATCACGGGTCTACACCTGGCAGGAGATTCCCCGGATGCCGCTGGCCGAGGTCCAGACGGTCGTCCCTGCGTTCCATCCCTTGTGGGCCGACGCCGACCCCGCGCTCATCGCCGTCTGCGACCAGGAAGCCGCCCACGGGAACTTCCGCGCCTGGGCCAAGATCACCCACCAGCTTCTGGGCGGCCTGGCAGCAACAGGCCGGACGCGTGTGGACGAAGACCTCCTGCGCTGGGCCTACAGCAAGCTCCCTCGCCGGGGGACACGATGCTGATCTGCACCAGTCCGCCACCCCTCATCGTGGTCCTGGACCCGCACGATGACCTTGTGCACACCCGCGCAGCTCTTGCCGCACATGCCCCCTGGGCGGGCCGGCTCACGGTCCATCCCACTCCGGGCACCGATTCCACCCTCGCACTGGCCTACGACATCCTGGCCGCGCTCGGCAAGCCTGTGCCCTTGACCGGGTACCGCCAGCGCGACACGGCCTCCGCCTGGACCATCGCAGCCGCCTGGATCCTCGCCACCGGCACCACCCACCTGATGCTGCTGCGCGCTCACTACCTCACCCCTCACCGCCTGCGCGCCCTGCTGCACCTGCGCCAGCGCACAGGCCTTCACCTGTCCCTGGTCTGTCACCGCGCTTACCTGCCCGTGGCCCTTCAACGCGTCCTGGTCGGCGTCGACTGCCACCCGGCCGAGGCCGCAGCCCTCCTCCCGGCCGCCGAACCATCCCCTGCAGTCCAGGCCTCCATCCCGCACCGTCCGCTGGCGAACCGGTGGATCAGCCTGCCCGCCCTGACCACTCTTCGTGCCCTCGACGCAAGTCCCCGCCCCTGCCAGTGCACCGCGCCCACGGCGGCCGATATGGACTTCTTCCCGCCTGTGATGCCACCGGTCACCGAGGCGGAGGTTGCTTTCCGTCTCCGCCACGCCACCGCTCACCCGCACCTGGCAGCCGAACTCGCCACCGCCGCTTTCACTGCGGCATCCACCACGCAGCTCGACACCGCCCACGTCCGCGACCTGGCCCTGGACGCCTCCACCATCACCCTTCACGACGAGGGACTCCGCCTGGGCTGCATGACCCACCACGTTCCGCTCTGGGCCCGCTCCTCCTTCTGGCCGCGGCCTGCCTGTGGCGTATCCACTCCGACACAGACGGCCCGCTGTTCAGCGACCCTCTGGCGAATACGGACGTGCCGGGCCTGACAGCCTTCGCGGAGAGCTGCAAACTCCGTCCGCCCCAGCCACCGCGCCCCAAGCAGCGCCGCCGAAGGCAGGGCGCGAAGCCACGCCCGAAACCGCCACAGAAGACGATCTGGCCCCTGTGCACTGTCCACTACGCGACCCCATG
This window harbors:
- a CDS encoding TMEM175 family protein, with the translated sequence MSETGRVEAFSDGVFAIAITLLVLEIHVPSEHGHKLTEALTHQWPSYVAYVVSFLVIGVMWVNHHALFGHLAKVDRTLVFLNLLLLMVVAVLPWPTALLAEHLRDTDDARVAGVIYSGVMVMHAVCYGAIWWYVTHRGHLLHPEVDREAARATRIRFSLGSVAYPATVGLALVSPTAMLAVHGLMAVYYAFNHLAVLGRERLPTSAKPE
- a CDS encoding group II truncated hemoglobin is translated as MDALRRLSNTFYDGVLADPLLAPVFADFTRAHIERVTVWLAEVFGGPAGFTAEHGGHQALLRAHLGLSITGEQRTRWMELMTDAVRREIPKDETLRRRLLEYFDWGTQIARDVSAGPVGQDLGEPGPTPRWGWDGLV
- a CDS encoding putative quinol monooxygenase, whose translation is MIVEYIRYRIADPERRAEFEKAYATAAEQLDLAPQCLGYELSHGIEEPDRYILRIEWTSVADHEQGFRGSPHFPPFLAAIRPYVGDIVEMKHYARTSVVSAASGDVAGGQTP
- a CDS encoding Mu transposase C-terminal domain-containing protein; this translates as MSRLLVLDGRGELTTEHVRLVAASVGVSLRSVWRWLEAARREGRTGPRGRERFRVTPELHARLLAWCGNAAAVHRELVVEHAAAVAEGRCASPVPSLATLHRAIRRDLSAGQRAALAGGERARRRHDVHLRRPRLWRNACWEADHTHVPVEVVLDGELVCPWVTWFVDCATNAIAGAAVTPHQPSRDAILAALRIALSRDEELSGPYGPVGGLPSLVRIDRGSDFLSSTVAAALGAFAVPVEDLPAYRPELKGTVENLNRCVERMFFASLPGYTRAPSAQLRPGSRSTRGSQAQGAEPLEFTVFVGLLLEWITWWNTEHTSQALEGRTPLQAWQDDPTPVEDVDAHLLWAFTLEDDGRVRTLTACGVRWRSRYYVGEWMTGRADAGTKVRIRYIPHHDHEIEVFDAASGRHLGTAHLADAASADQRRAVRQSREAEKRRLARALSAASRHTRDRFGAVTSAQRPQRLGALTAVQAEQELAVSHRADLAARALPDLIPPSEPPASWARPVKRLAPDPSTPMRRACPTRS
- a CDS encoding ATP-binding protein; this translates as MTTAQRRGLLPQERDDHYMRLKDAHVVATKTLLEVRENIRVAVEAQAMICIYGATGHGKSLAVNASLRELAPALTRRIRFQARPTTRGLRYELFHALELPGRPPPQPIEFDRVLRAALDEPKVLVCDEAQWLSKHCFEYLRYLWDDSDTGLTIIFTGGNGCFETLQSEPMLESRVYTWQEIPRMPLAEVQTVVPAFHPLWADADPALIAVCDQEAAHGNFRAWAKITHQLLGGLAATGRTRVDEDLLRWAYSKLPRRGTRC